TACGCTCTGTTACGTAAGAATAATTAATGAATATTTATGATTGCCTTCACATAGCAGCAATGTTTGTGGCTTGCACTGGAGCGTGAAACAGAGTAATGGTGAGAAAAACTGGAATACCCCGTGGAGAACGCAATGGCCTACGCGCATCTTCTGGTTGCGGTAGCAATGACACCCGAAAGTCGTCAGCTGCTCGCCAAAGCGATTGATATTGCTCGCCCTTCTCACGCCCGCATCACCTTAATTACCCTTGCCGCCGACCCTGAACTCTATAATCAGCTTGCTGCACCGATGATGGAGAGTGTCCGAACTCTGTTGCAGGAAGAATTGCAACAGTTTCTTAACGAACTTGTAACCAGTGCACATTATCCGATTGAACAGACGCTTATCGCCACGGGCGAATTATGTGAGCATATATCGCATGTCTGCCGTACGAAGGGTGTCGATCTGGTGATATGCGGCAACCATAACCAGACCTTTTTCTCGCGCGCGGCCTGTTCGGCGAAGAGTATTGTGAAGACGAGCGAAGTGGATGTGCTGCTGGTGTCACTGGAAGGATAAAAAAAACGCTCCCGATTTTGCGGGAGCGTTCTGTTTTACGGCTTAAGCCAGTTTCGGGAAGGTCGCCACTTTGTTTTGTAGCTCGCTCTGCGCGCTACGTGGCGAGATTTGCTTTAGGTCGCTGATAAACCTCTCCTGCCAGTGGTCGATATCATTCTCCTGAATGATCTTCAGCATCTCCGCATGGCGCGAAATACGCTCTGCCAGCGGCATGCGCAGCGCACGGTCAAGCGCCGCAGCCACATCGTCACGATCGTAAGGGTTGACCAGCAACGCGGAGGTCAGCTCGTTCGCCGCACCGGCAAACTGCGACAGCACCAGCACACCCGGGTTTTCCGGATCCTGCGCCGCCACATACTCTTTCGCTACCAGGTTCATCCCGTCACGCAATGGCGTCACCAGACCCACTTCGGCATAGCGGAAGACCTTCATCAGCACTTTGCGATCGAAATGCTGGTTGAGGTAGTAGAGCGGCGTCCAGCCAAGCTGACCATATTTACCGTTAATGCGCCCCGCTTCCGTCTCCAGCTGGTGACGAATATCCTGATAAGCCTGCACTTCGCCGCGTGAGGTCGGCGCAATCTGCGTATAGCGGATTTTGCCGTGGTGCTCGGGGAACTTCTCCAGCAGCGTCTCATAGGCGAGGAAACGCTCAGGCAACCCTTTGGAGTAGTCCAGACGCTCAACGGAGAAGATATTCTTCACATTCTTCAACTCGGCTTTCAGCTGCGCAAGCTTAGGCGGCAGCGGGCCGGATGCTTGCTGAGCGATCTCATTCGGCTCAATACCGATTGGGTAGACTTCGGTACGGAAATTTCTGCCCCACGCCATGTGCTCTTTACTGTTACGCGTGCTGAGGCGCGTCTGCATCGACACGCTGTCGAGGAACGCGGTGCGGTCGCTCTCAGTCTGGAAGCCGAGCAGATCATAATCGCACAGTTGCTCCAGCAGCTCCGCATGTGGCGGCAGCGCGTTGAAGATCTCCGGCGTCGGGAAAGGAATGTGCAGGAAGAAGCCAATCTGATTTTTCACGCCGCGTTTACGCAGCTCGCTGGCAAACGGCAGCAGGTGATAGTCGTGGATCCAGAGAATGTCATCCTCTTTCAGCAGCGGCACCAGCTTATCAGCCAGTAAGGCGTTCACTTCCTGATAGCCATCCCACGCTTCGCGCTGGAATTTCACCAGGTCGAGACGGTAGTGGAAAGCGGGCCACAGCACGGCGTTAGAGAACTGATTGTAATACTGCTCGTGATGCTCTTCGCTGAGGTTGAAGGAGACCCAGGTAATGTTCCCTTTGCTCACCTCTTTCAACGGTTGATCTTCATCGCCGATTTCGCCGCTCCAGCCAAACCAGACGCCGCCTGCGGCTTTCAGTGCGCCCAAAATACCGACTGCCAGTCCGCCAGCACTGGCTTTTTTATCATCAGGCGGTGCAATTCGATTAGATACTACGACTAAGCGACTCATAGCCATCTCTCCTGTTTGTTAGCGCCTTTTCTTCTTGTTTTTGATACTCGGACATACGTTCCAACCAGTGATGAACATCCCGGACATCGTTCAGCCGCCACTGTGCGTGGGTTTCGCCTGAACCGACTTTAATCGAGATACCGCCCAGTTTATTGACGGTTTCAAAACCATGTTCATCAGTAAGATCGTCACCAAGAAACACCGGTTTCCTGCCGGTGAAGGGCGGCGTGCGCAGAAAGGCTTCAATGGCCGCGCCCTTATGAATGTCTGATGGTTTCAGCTCAACCACACATTTGCCTGGCTGCATGGCAAGTTGCGGGAAGGTGTCAACCATCTGTTGTGCCAGGGCAAAGACCGCGTCTTCATGCTGCGGTGCCTGGCGATAGTGCAGTGCGAATGCCATCCCTTTGGTTTCCAGCACGACGCCGTCAAGCGACGCCAGCCCTTGCCGAAGCGCCTGCTCCAGCGGAATAAGCACCTCTTTCGGTAATGTCACCCGTTCAGTTTGACCTGAGATATCGCGCCGCTCTGCGCCGTGAACACCGGCAAGCGGGAAACGATACGGTTTAACGAGCTCATCAAGCTCGCTAATGGAGCGCCCTGAAATCAACGCCAGCGCGCCGTTATTCATCTCTGCAAGCAATGAAAGTCTGGTCAGCACCTGTTCCGGAATGAAAACATCATCCGGGCGCGGTTTAATATCAGCGAGGGTGCCATCCAAATCGAAAAAAAAGGCAAAATCACCGGAAAAGAGAGGCGGTTTTGATAACGCGTCGTCCACCCTTGTTTCCTCCTTACAGTCATCGTGTGAGCCGTTATTAATCTACGGCCCCATTATCATTAGCCATGTAAGTATAGACAGTGTGACGCTGCTCGCCATTTTAACAATGAAAGACCAGCCGCATTAGCGGCTGGTTAAAGGGGGAATTACACTGAAAGGTTGTGTCGATAATTTAAGCAGTTAGCATCATACTGTGCGCTTTGCTTTCTGCTTGTAACGGTCGAAGATCACTGCTGCCAGCAGGATCAGACCGCGTACGACGTACTGAGAGAAGGGGGAGATATTCAGCAGGTTCATGGCGTTTTCGACGGTGCCAAGAATCAGAATACCTGCCACTACATACGAGATTTTTCCTATGCCGCCCTTAAGCGAAACTCCACCCAATACGCAGGCCGAGATGACAATCAGCTCATAACCGATAGAGGTCATTGGCTGTCCGCTGGTCATGCGCGAAGCGAGAATAATCCCCGCCGCAGCCGAGACCAGCCCGGAAAGCACAAAGATGATAATTTTGGTGCGTACCACCGGCACACCCGCCAGCCGCGCCGCCTCTTCATTACCGCCAATCGCCAGCGTGTTGCGGCCAAAGGTGGTGCGGTTAAGCAGGAAGCCGAAGATAATCAGGCAGCCAACCGTCAGCCAGATTGGCGCAGGCAAGCCCAGCCAGTTTGCGTAGCCAAGCTCGAAGAAGCGCTCATCTTCGATGCCGACCGCTTTACCGTCAGAGATGATATAAGCCAGCCCACGCACAATCTGCATGGTCGCAAGGGTTGTGATCAGGGCGTTGATCTTTAAGCGGGCAATGACGAAGCCGTTAATAAAGCCGCTGACCACACCGAGCAGCAGACCAGCGGCGACGCCAATCCACAAGCTTTCGCTGAGGTTAATCACCACCGCCGTGGTCACACCGGCGCAGGCAATCACCGAGGCGACCGAGAGATCGAAATCGCCGGAGGCGAGGCAGAAGAGCATGCCGCAGGCGACCATTCCGGACATCGAGATCGCCAGCCCCAGCCCCTTCATATTGACGAAGGAGGCGAAGTTCGGCACAAATACCGCGCAGCCGATAAACAGCAC
This Kosakonia cowanii JCM 10956 = DSM 18146 DNA region includes the following protein-coding sequences:
- the uspC gene encoding universal stress protein UspC; translation: MAYAHLLVAVAMTPESRQLLAKAIDIARPSHARITLITLAADPELYNQLAAPMMESVRTLLQEELQQFLNELVTSAHYPIEQTLIATGELCEHISHVCRTKGVDLVICGNHNQTFFSRAACSAKSIVKTSEVDVLLVSLEG
- the otsA gene encoding alpha,alpha-trehalose-phosphate synthase; translation: MSRLVVVSNRIAPPDDKKASAGGLAVGILGALKAAGGVWFGWSGEIGDEDQPLKEVSKGNITWVSFNLSEEHHEQYYNQFSNAVLWPAFHYRLDLVKFQREAWDGYQEVNALLADKLVPLLKEDDILWIHDYHLLPFASELRKRGVKNQIGFFLHIPFPTPEIFNALPPHAELLEQLCDYDLLGFQTESDRTAFLDSVSMQTRLSTRNSKEHMAWGRNFRTEVYPIGIEPNEIAQQASGPLPPKLAQLKAELKNVKNIFSVERLDYSKGLPERFLAYETLLEKFPEHHGKIRYTQIAPTSRGEVQAYQDIRHQLETEAGRINGKYGQLGWTPLYYLNQHFDRKVLMKVFRYAEVGLVTPLRDGMNLVAKEYVAAQDPENPGVLVLSQFAGAANELTSALLVNPYDRDDVAAALDRALRMPLAERISRHAEMLKIIQENDIDHWQERFISDLKQISPRSAQSELQNKVATFPKLA
- the otsB gene encoding trehalose-phosphatase: MDDALSKPPLFSGDFAFFFDLDGTLADIKPRPDDVFIPEQVLTRLSLLAEMNNGALALISGRSISELDELVKPYRFPLAGVHGAERRDISGQTERVTLPKEVLIPLEQALRQGLASLDGVVLETKGMAFALHYRQAPQHEDAVFALAQQMVDTFPQLAMQPGKCVVELKPSDIHKGAAIEAFLRTPPFTGRKPVFLGDDLTDEHGFETVNKLGGISIKVGSGETHAQWRLNDVRDVHHWLERMSEYQKQEEKALTNRRDGYESLSRSI
- the araH gene encoding L-arabinose ABC transporter permease AraH, with product MSSLTTARAPKKSPFSVGRIWDQFGMLVVFAVLFIGCAVFVPNFASFVNMKGLGLAISMSGMVACGMLFCLASGDFDLSVASVIACAGVTTAVVINLSESLWIGVAAGLLLGVVSGFINGFVIARLKINALITTLATMQIVRGLAYIISDGKAVGIEDERFFELGYANWLGLPAPIWLTVGCLIIFGFLLNRTTFGRNTLAIGGNEEAARLAGVPVVRTKIIIFVLSGLVSAAAGIILASRMTSGQPMTSIGYELIVISACVLGGVSLKGGIGKISYVVAGILILGTVENAMNLLNISPFSQYVVRGLILLAAVIFDRYKQKAKRTV